The following DNA comes from Bacillus spongiae.
GATAAGGAATGAAAATTATAGCTAATACGATTAGACAGCCCCAAAAAAGAGAAATTACATTTTGTTTAGCTTCTTGTAATATGGTACTTCTCCTAGAATATTTAATTTTGGATAACCTATGCAAAGAGAATAGCCATACAATCATAGCAATACTAAGTAATATAAAGTTCATTTCAATTACCTCTATAGATTATTTTCTTAATGAGTAAACCAATTGCCAATACCTTGTAGAGTGTCGCTACACTGGCGGTAAAGAAAAGACTTCTTTAGTTTCCGTCTTTACTTTGGGTTACTGGAATATACTTTGTGAAATATGCACCTAAAATGAACAAAAAAGCAGTAAACGACCAAGTCAATAACTCCCTATAGTCAAACCAATAAGCTAAAAGATTAATTACAGTTACAAGAAGAAAACAAATTGCAGATAAAGCACTTTTAATTCCTGTGATACCAGCTTTTTTTCTTTTTTGAACCACAAATACTATGGAAAAAATAAGAGTAATGACAACTAGTATTGTAGATAGAATTATCGGTATCAATTGGTTTTCCTCCTTTCAATAGCATATTAAAGAACTCCTTAATTAACATACGTTTTAAAACTAATTATGTTTCTAAAGAAATTCTTTATTGGTCTTTAGTTTCCTACATTTCATCAATATCCATCGCTTTATACATAAATAGAAAAATCACTTACTCCTGCATATGGTTTATTACCTTTAATATTGTCATTCAAGTTATCTAAGGTGTACTGTTGCCAATTTCCCAAATTATTTAAATCCCATTTAGTAATAAATAATTGATATAGGAAAATTTCACGTAATTTTAGAAAAATAGGTATTTGTTTAATGATATCTTCATGCAGGAAATTCTCTGATTTGTATCCGTTAAAGAAATGAGTCATGAACTCCTGGGTAAAATAATCCTGATTGTCATTGAAAGAGCTATTCTGCCAATAAGCATGATAGAATACTACAGCCAAATCTTGTGCAAACCAATTAAATGAACATTCATCAAAATCAATCGTAACAAGAGAGTCATTTTGATCCATAATTATGTTCCCTTGATGAAAGTCATTATGTATTAGTCCAAATGTGTCTACCGTTTTTTTATAGAGTAATAGGTTATTCATAAAATTATTATAATGCCCCTTTAGCCAAGGGGATAATTTATGTCTAATTTCAAACACATCCGTGGTTTCAGAGGTCCATACCGGTCGTTCAATAGCACTAACCTTAAAGTTTTTAGATAATGCATGCATTCTCCCTAAAATTCTCCCGAGTTCCTCAAATGTACAGCCATTCCAGTGGGAATCCTTTGTTACATCAAGTTGCGTACCCTTAATAAATTCGAAATATGTCCACAAACACTCAGTTTTATCTTCAACTTTATCCACGCTTGGTACTTCAACCCCATTGTTTTTTAAATATTTCATCCATTCTATTTCCTGCACGATCCTTGCTTTGGTTTTTCTTTTTTCAGATATTCTTACAACTTTATCTATAGACGGGATGTAAAAAACTTCATTATGAAATCCCCCGTTCAACCTTATGTAACTCTTTTCCAAGTTGCCCCCTCCTTTTCACGAGGATATGTAAAAGATTGATTCAATTTCTTCTTATAAAATTCGTTTAACCAATAAAGATGGTCTTTGATAGCAATCATTGATTTTTACTATTCTGCTTCGGTCTTTTAAGGATACCCCTTCACAATTTCTACCTCATTTTATCATATTTATCCAAATCATTTTCCCCATTACATGACCCTTTTCTTAAAAAACAAGATTGTCGTTTAGCTTTTTCGGTATAGACTCATGGGCTTATTAGTTTCTTTAGTTAAAGAATAGAAGATATGAGAAGGGACTGGCTGTTATATTAAAAATAACCTTTCCGATAGCCTCTGAACATGATTTCCTTAATAGTTCTGTTAACCACGTAAAAACACACCACGCTATGAAATCGTGATGTGCTTTTTTACAACAATATAACTACTAAGTGAATGATATTCTCACCTATTAAGTGAATTCATTAACTGAAAGAAGTATTCAGGTTTATGAGTTTTGTTTAAGTTATACCATGAATGTAATGTATCCGGTGCAAATACCTTCATCGTTTTCAGTACTTCCATCGCAAATTCTAAAGGAGCAGTTCCTGATGCAGTAATCAAATTCCCATCAGATACTACAGGTCCCTTTTCGTGAAACTCTTCTCCTTTATATTTGGGGCAAACCATTTTAATATACTCTAAATGATTGCTTGTATGCTTTCTAGCATCTAGGTACCCCCTATTTGCTAATCCCTCCGTAGCGCCACATATTGCAGCAACAGTTGTACCAAGCTCCAAAGCTTCACCCGTTTTTTTCAAAATGGATTGATGAATATCTTCTCCCCACGTATCCCCTCCAGGTAAAATTAAAAGATCTTTACTCTCAAGAGTACACTCATCAACCGTAATATCTGGTTTTATACTTAGTCCCCCCATCGTAGTAATAGATGCTTTAGTCGTTCCTATTGTCACTACTTTTCGTCGGGTTAACCCTTTTTTGAAATACCTTCCTTTATTTAGTTCAGCAATTAAATATCCATATTCCCAGTCTGACATTGTATTAAATACATATAAGTATGCTTTTTTTGCTTCCATTCCATAACACTCCATTCTAAATTGATATAGCCTATTATAAAATAACTTCCCTGACAGCTAACGTCAGGGAAGTTATTTTACTTGATGAAATTTAATTAATTCCGACAGAACTTCAACCAATTTCTTCTTAAGACTTACCGGCTCAATAATTTGAATAGATTTACCATATGGTAATAGTAAATGAGGTACATATGCATGTATCAAATTTTCTTCAAGTAAAAATACTGCTTGATTTGGCGTTCGCTCTTGTAAATAATGCCCCAAAAACCAATGTTGGCAAATATCACCTAAGGCCTTAGGATTTCCATTAATAACTAAAGAAGTAATCCGTTCCTTATCCTCTATAGTTGGAAGGAGGTTTTTCATAAAAAAATCACGTGCTGAAAAATTTGCTGGCCGACTAAACGTTTTTTCGGTTAGCATTAGATTTTCCATTCGATCTACTCTGAAACTACGAATATCATTCCTAAGATGACAAAAACCAATCACATACCACTTATCATTCCAATAAATAATTCTGTACGGATCAACTGACCTATACTTTGTTGGCTCTTTTCCAGTTTTATTGTATCGAATTTTCACAGTGAATCCGCCTGCTACAGCCTGTTCCAACTCCTTCAAATAGGGTTCCAGAGAGAGCGAGCTCCATCTACTTATTACTTCAAGACTCGTTACATGTTGGTTTATCTTTGTTTCCTGCTCTTGATTTGAATATTTACTTAGCTTTGAAATAGCTCTATTTAGAGCTTCACCTCCATAATATCCCGCTTCTTCTGCAAAAACAGCAGCGTGAAATAAGGAGGTTTTCTCTTCATAATCAAAGAAAAGAGGCGCATCAATAAAATGGTTTAATAATGTATAACCACCATTATGTCCAGTGTGTGCAATTATAGGTACACCGCTTGTTGATAGTGTATCAATATAACGATATACCGTCCTAATATTGATCTCTAGCTTTTCTGAAATTTGTTTGGCCGTAATTTTTTCACCTGAACGAAGCATCCAGAGAATGGCTAATATATTGTCAATTTTCGGCATATACATCCACCTCTATTTAGGAATCTATTCACTATCATTTACGTAAATTTTACCGTATTTATCACTTACAATTAACTAATTTTCATAAAATATATTCAATGATTAATATTACAGTATGAAAACAACACAATTCCGACATAGTAATAACAGTGGATAAATCAGTATTGGAAAAGTAGGTGAATAAATGACTGAAGAACAAATGGAAGAAGTATTTTCTTACTATGGGTACGATGACCTTTATAAGCGGTTCAAATATCCTCTTTATGTTAGTGGGCTTTTGGATGACGTAGAAGAAGAACAATTAGAAGATTTTTTTGAAGAATTCACCATTGAACATCCTCATTTATTTTTTGATGAATTTAAATATTGGCTATCCTATTTTCTAGTGTTCAAAAAAAATTTTAGTTAATAAAGTGGGATTTGCACTGTGAGAATGGTAATGTAGGCAAGAAGGTGGTGACTTGTATTCGTCTTCAATTCGAATCCTCCAAACAAAAGAGGCGATGTTGAGCATTGCTCTTCTTGAAATCATAGACTCTTTCCATTTATACGATTTTGAAATACTCTAATGGTTTCCATGTTTTCTTTAATATGTTCATTTCTCTTCATGCCAACCATTGTGGATAAGATTCCTTTCATTTGAATAACCTCAAGTAACATTGATTGGGAACTACTTCCTTCGTCAATTAGCTTACCTAAATGAAAGGGGGCACTTGTGATAGAAAAAAGACCTAGCTTCTCCGCTGCTTCAACGACGGTTACCCAGTGATGATTCACTTTCTGATTCTTCATCCTCACCCCGTTGTTTATCTTTCGGTTTAGCGGGAATTGAATAAACCGAAAATGATGACTGTTCCCTGCCAAACGTTTAGCTATATTCACTACCTTTTCGAGCGAAATATAACCATGTTCATTTGGATTAGTAAGTAACCCTAACCAAGTAGCAAGACCATAATATTTTATATGACCCATTTGAACTTGGGTTTCGAAAAACGCAAAAAGTGTTTCGAGTTGTGAATAAAAAACTTCGGACCCAAGGGTCATCATGGAGATTTCTGGATTATGAACATAATAGATGTCAATGGTCTCAAGATTAAGATGGTTCTTACTCTTATGAATAGCAAATTCGTAATAAGCTGGGGCTAACACATGACGATGGTGATCGACTATTGATAAATCAGCTTCCGTAATAATTCCACCTTCAATTAAAACCTTTTGTAAATAGTCTATTGGAACAAGATTAGCCTCAATATCCCCCGCGATAATCCCTGCTTTTGTTGAGACGACAACATCCTCACGCTTAATAAGTTTTCGTTCAATCAACGATGTTAACACATAACCTACATCTCTTTCCGATTTCATTCCGCGATAATTTATCGCTGTATCAATAACATTCAGCCCTTTACGTAAGCCATATTCAATTCCTTTACAATAAAGTGCTGAATCATTTTCGTTCATATCACCTAAATGGGTCCCTAAGCCAATGGAAGAAGTGTAAAACATCGGTGTGGTTCGATAAAATTGATTGAATCGTGTCACGTATTCCTTCGTACCATTTAATGAAGCATAACCAGAAATCATATTTATTCCCCCCTTTATGTTCTTCAATACTATAAAGGAAGAAAAAAACCATTTAAAGACTGAATATTACGTTTTTTATATGGTATAATTAAAATATAAGAACCAGGGCCTTTATTCGCCGTGGTTCTTATTATTTATATATCATTTTTTGAATTTCTCACCTATCAATCACTTCATCTAATTGCCACTCCAAAACAAAATAATGGCCCTTACCAACTATAATATAAATCCTTCTCATCATTTGGCTGTGGGACCATAATTTCTACCTTTCTAACTTTAAGTAAGCCTGGTTGAAATGTTGTCCCAGCTTCATTAGTAAATAAACGATAAGCAATACTAGTTTTACCTCTAGGAAGGTAATTCATATGATAAGTGTATTCTTCATCTACAGTAATGATAGCATTTTCCCAGACAAAATGATCACCATTTTCAATAATAAGGTGGTCATTAGTAGATTGAATCGTAGCCAACAACATCGGTTTGGTTTGATTTCCACACCCTTGAAGGATGATCGTACAGATCAAACATATGAGCGCAGTTTTCTTCATAATTTGTCCCTCATTTATTCATTTACTTTGCGTTCATAGGTTAAACTCATATCAAAAATAAAATTTGGGGATTTGGGATGACTACTATGCACTTCAACAGAGATGGTATTCTCACCAACTACTAACTTATCTTTATGATTTGAAATATCTTTCACATCGTATAAATGGGGTTCATTCGGTAAAGCTACTGTTTGATGCGTTACCAGTCCTGTCTTCATCCCATCTCGACTTATTTCTTCACCATTTAAGTATGCAACATATCCATCCTCAAATGTCATATGTAAAAATAGTTTCGTCATTTGTTCTAAGTCATCATGAAAGTCAAAAGTCTTCCGAAAATAATAGGTTACGGAATTAGTTAAGCTAGGCAATGCTTGATTGATTGCTAAAGGAAAAGGTTCTTTCCTATACCCAAAGGGACCTTTACTAAGCTTCCAATTTGACTGATCATATTCTACGCTTCGCCAATCATCAGTCGGTACGGGATAACGATCCGTGATAGGCGTCTCACCAGTCATATCAAAGTTTTCATGAATAAATGTTTTTATCTCATCAGAGCCCTCGTGATAATACCATAATGATTGAATTGGAACTAACGTATTTGTATGGTCCAACCCATCAACGATATGTAAGCCGACATCAAATTGCATTTGGTCGATATTTCTTCCATCAGTATTTATTGCCTTTACCGTGATGGTGGCCCTATTCATTTCAAGCAATAAATAATGAATGCTCTCGTTTGAATTCAAATTCCATACGCCCCATTGCTCTTCAGAAGCCACACTCCAATCGGATGGTTCCTGTACGACAACGGATTCTCTTGTTAATAATTCATTTTCTGAAATAATTAAATGAATCCCTAACTCATTCATTGCTTCCCAAAATAAAGAGTCTTTCGGGATTTTATCAACAAATACGACATGGTTCATTTGACTACTGTCGTGGACCACTGATTTCAACCAATCTAATTGTAGAGAGTCTTGTAGTCCGTCTGTTCGAAGGAAAATCATCGTGGCATCCCCGTAATTGACTGAATAAACACTTCTTCCGTATACCCCAGTCATATCATGCGGCAGATAAGTATATCTTTCATTAAATAATTCATCAGTAGACCACTCATCATAAATTGGATAAAAGTTTGATAAGCTGCTATTTTCTTCTTTTTCCATGATTCGATCAGCACCAGCAATAAAAGGTACATCCTTTAATATTTTCATTAAGTCTTCCAAATTACTCGATCGCTCTATTGGACGAATATAACCAAACTTGAACTGCTTAGGTTCGTTCATTTCTGTACTTAAAAACCCCGTAGTTGGAATGGATGTAAGTTTGAAAGAAATGAGTAATATAATTAGAAGCAACAAAATGGACACGCTCAGTTTATATTTACCTTGAAAGAACATCACTATCATTCCCTTCTCATCATGGTTTGGTTGGTAGCCAACCCCAGATTGCATGATAAATAGGTGGCCATGTGATGATCATTAAGGTGAGGATACTGATCAAAAAAAGGGATAACCATTTCTTCAAGGAAAATTGAAAATTTCTTAAAGTAAAATGAAGGATAACCCAACTGAGCACCCATACAATCAAGGCCAACATTTCTTTTCCAGCGTATGTACCTATTCCCCACCAACCTGGAAGGAACGATCCAACTTTTAATAAAAACTTATTGGCCGTTAGTGGATTTTCTACACTCCAAATATGACTAGTAATTAATGCTGCTAAGCAAAGAAATATAGATATAAATACTGCTACTACTTCACCCGTTTTTCTCTCTGTATTCATAGAAGATCACCTAGACCCCTTTTATTCTTACAATCGTCATTCCAAAAACAAAACCAATGATTAAACAAATCCACATTAGCGTAATTAAAACCGCTATGGTAGAAGAAACTAGAGTATCCTTTGTTTGTTCCATCTGTCTTCCAAATCGATGTAATATCCATAATGCTCCGACTCCAAGAGGCAATGGAAATAGAGAAATAAATTCTTTATATTCCATTAAGATTAAGTGAATAGAAGGATGGTGATAAATAAACCACTGCCTTGCTCCGTCGGGTGCACGATAGCCAATGTATAACCAATTAGCCGTAATAATCGTCGCCAACACAAGGATATTGACAAGGAATAAAATCAACTTCAACCTCTTTACAGTACCGACCCTTCTTCTTAATAAAGGATACAGTAAATGAAGCATATAACAGCTAACAAGCACCGTTAATGTTGCCCCTACACCGTGCAGGACAGATAACCATTTATATTGGCTATTATCGATTAAATGGACAATCGGCATTAGTATAAAGAGAAAAGCGGCAACGCCAGCCTGCGTAACCGCCAAATCTCGAGCAGAAAATACTGGTTTCATCTTCAATTAACCTTCCTCTTATTCATAAACAATCGTAAGCTTTGGACGTTCACTTACATTAGTTGCTTCACTAGAACGAATGTCGATTCCATTTCTATGGCTTGGATGAGAAATGACTATGCCGTGATTACTTAATGGGTTATCGATCCAAGCCTGAACCACTGAAATGCCTGTCGTATTTAACTCAATGGTATGGCTCCCTGTTGAATTAGCCGTAATGGTTCCCAGAATAGATGCTCCTCTATCAGACGATCCATCTGCTCCAGCCACTTCCCAATTAGATCCATTTTTACTTTCTTCCCATGTGACTTGAGCTTCTGACCAATCTCGCTTTAGTTCATACAATTCAAATGAACTGGAACTGGCGTCTGTTACATCTATCGTTATACTCGCTGAAACAACATCACTCTTACTTGGAATTGTCGAAGTATCCCATTTTAAAATGGCATATTTATCTTCATTACTGTTGGAAGGATCATCTCCATCAACTAAAAGTGTTATTTCTGAGCCAAAATTACTTGTAGAATCATTCTCTGAAAGATATGAGTCAATCATTCCATCATATGCTGACGTTGGATGTACACCATTTTGAAATTCCGTTGTCGTTGTAGATGAAGGGGGCGCCGAATCCGCATCTCGATTAACTGTAAACGAAT
Coding sequences within:
- a CDS encoding phosphotransferase enzyme family protein, which encodes MEKSYIRLNGGFHNEVFYIPSIDKVVRISEKRKTKARIVQEIEWMKYLKNNGVEVPSVDKVEDKTECLWTYFEFIKGTQLDVTKDSHWNGCTFEELGRILGRMHALSKNFKVSAIERPVWTSETTDVFEIRHKLSPWLKGHYNNFMNNLLLYKKTVDTFGLIHNDFHQGNIIMDQNDSLVTIDFDECSFNWFAQDLAVVFYHAYWQNSSFNDNQDYFTQEFMTHFFNGYKSENFLHEDIIKQIPIFLKLREIFLYQLFITKWDLNNLGNWQQYTLDNLNDNIKGNKPYAGVSDFSIYV
- a CDS encoding type 1 glutamine amidotransferase family protein; the encoded protein is MEAKKAYLYVFNTMSDWEYGYLIAELNKGRYFKKGLTRRKVVTIGTTKASITTMGGLSIKPDITVDECTLESKDLLILPGGDTWGEDIHQSILKKTGEALELGTTVAAICGATEGLANRGYLDARKHTSNHLEYIKMVCPKYKGEEFHEKGPVVSDGNLITASGTAPLEFAMEVLKTMKVFAPDTLHSWYNLNKTHKPEYFFQLMNSLNR
- a CDS encoding YafY family protein; this translates as MPKIDNILAILWMLRSGEKITAKQISEKLEINIRTVYRYIDTLSTSGVPIIAHTGHNGGYTLLNHFIDAPLFFDYEEKTSLFHAAVFAEEAGYYGGEALNRAISKLSKYSNQEQETKINQHVTSLEVISRWSSLSLEPYLKELEQAVAGGFTVKIRYNKTGKEPTKYRSVDPYRIIYWNDKWYVIGFCHLRNDIRSFRVDRMENLMLTEKTFSRPANFSARDFFMKNLLPTIEDKERITSLVINGNPKALGDICQHWFLGHYLQERTPNQAVFLLEENLIHAYVPHLLLPYGKSIQIIEPVSLKKKLVEVLSELIKFHQVK
- a CDS encoding aldo/keto reductase, translated to MISGYASLNGTKEYVTRFNQFYRTTPMFYTSSIGLGTHLGDMNENDSALYCKGIEYGLRKGLNVIDTAINYRGMKSERDVGYVLTSLIERKLIKREDVVVSTKAGIIAGDIEANLVPIDYLQKVLIEGGIITEADLSIVDHHRHVLAPAYYEFAIHKSKNHLNLETIDIYYVHNPEISMMTLGSEVFYSQLETLFAFFETQVQMGHIKYYGLATWLGLLTNPNEHGYISLEKVVNIAKRLAGNSHHFRFIQFPLNRKINNGVRMKNQKVNHHWVTVVEAAEKLGLFSITSAPFHLGKLIDEGSSSQSMLLEVIQMKGILSTMVGMKRNEHIKENMETIRVFQNRINGKSL